The following coding sequences lie in one Biomphalaria glabrata chromosome 18, xgBioGlab47.1, whole genome shotgun sequence genomic window:
- the LOC106072312 gene encoding beta-1,3-galactosyltransferase 1-like, producing MPKYIALSRRNKLLSGLTLLLVCVVWYVYPGSDPDSGLQILQIQSRSPSRRDLAVILNHFIRDSGKNFGFLGDNVDKLFPVFEQLDNDTLVVKQTIVSFLAQPIINDHAFTYLHNPHRACAGRDLDILFVIPSSPDNFEKRSILRTGNYGEYVRNVDNKAKLLFFIGKPSTMEIQNKIDTESNTYDDIVQESFDDIYKNIRYKAVSMLKWASTFCQQTSYVIRNDDDIQVDLSAVVKAVKRSHSKYANFVLGRVRLNDVPCRNASAKAYLSKEDYPDAHLPPFALGGLLGYPILTVELLYQAALRVKPIWLDDVFITGMCAPKVGAKLLSDSAMLFTHNGKIAE from the coding sequence ATGCCAAAGTACATCGCCTTAAGTCGCCGGAACAAGTTGTTGTCAGGGCTGACATTGCTTCTTGTCTGTGTCGTCTGGTACGTTTACCCCGGGAGTGACCCAGACTCAGGATTACAAATCTTACAGATTCAAAGCCGTTCGCCCAGCAGACGTGACCTTGCCGTCATTTTAAACCATTTCATCAGAGACTCGGGCAAAAATTTCGGCTTCCTTGGCGACAATGTCGACAAGCTGTTTCCTGTCTTCGAGCAGCTGGATAACGACACGCTGGTAGTCAAGCAGACGATTGTATCTTTCCTGGCTCAGCCAATCATCAACGATCATGCATTTACCTATTTGCACAACCCTCACCGCGCATGCGCAGGTCGTGACCTTGACATTCTTTTTGTGATTCCTTCGTCTCCTGATAATTTTGAGAAGCGGAGCATCCTACGAACAGGAAACTACGGCGAATATGTCCGGAACGTAGACAACAAGGCCaagcttttgtttttcatcGGAAAGCCGAGCACCATGgagattcaaaataaaatcgATACCGAATCGAACACATATGACGACATCGTTCAGGAATCGTTCGACGATATCTATAAAAACATACGCTACAAAGCGGTATCGATGCTGAAATGGGCCAGCACGTTTTGCCAGCAGACGTCGTACGTTATACGAAACGATGACGACATACAAGTGGACCTGTCAGCGGTGGTCAAGGCCGTGAAACGAAGCCATTCCAAATATGCCAATTTTGTTTTAGGGCGGGTCCGTCTTAACGACGTGCCTTGCAGAAACGCGTCGGCGAAGGCTTATTTGTCCAAAGAGGACTATCCCGACGCGCATCTGCCGCCTTTCGCTCTGGGGGGACTTCTAGGGTATCCGATATTGACTGTGGAGCTGCTGTACCAAGCAGCGTTGAGAGTGAAGCCCATCTGGTTAGATGACGTGTTCATTACTGGAATGTGCGCGCCAAAAGTTGGCGCGAAACTACTGAGCGATTCTGCTATGTTGTTTACGCACAATGGGAAAATAGCGGAGTGA